A region of Rhinoraja longicauda isolate Sanriku21f chromosome 1, sRhiLon1.1, whole genome shotgun sequence DNA encodes the following proteins:
- the st3gal5 gene encoding lactosylceramide alpha-2,3-sialyltransferase isoform X4, producing the protein MSYPEGAPKSPLDYDPYMLFVAVMYKAVDFSWLKAMIKREQVSFWEKFWFWQEVAMKVPIKPAQFRILNPEIIRETAIDLLQLPEPRAKLWGWDQNIPTLGVSAVVLATHLCDEVSLAGFGYNLSQPQMPLHYYENVPMNAMKAQTMHNVEKERSFLENLIKEGVVTDLSGGIHCNFCI; encoded by the exons ATGAGCTACCCAGAAGGAGCACCAAAATCTCCTTTAGACTATGATCCATACATGCTCTTTGTTGCCGTTATGTATAAGGCAGTAGATTTCAGCTGGCTGAAGGCTATGATCAAAAGAGAGCAAGTG TCATTTTGGGAAAAGTTCTGGTTCTGGCAGGAAGTTGCAATGAAAGTACCAATTAAACCAGCGCAGTTTCGGATTCTGAACCCCGAGATCATAAGGGAGACAGCAATAGATCTGCTGCAATTGCCAGAACCTCGAGCAAAACTGTGGGGTTGGGACCAG AATATTCCTACACTGGGAGTCAGCGCCGTTGTTCTGGCTACACATTTATGCGATGAAGTCAGCCTGGCAGGTTTTGGGTACAATCTGAGCCAGCCACAAATGCCTTTGCACTATTATGAAAATGTACCTATGAATGCTATGAAAGCTCAAACCATGCACAATGTGGAAAAAGAGAGGAGTTTCCTGGAAAACTTGATCAAGGAAGGTGTCGTGACAGATCTCAGTGGAGGGATTCACTGCAACTTCTGCATCTGA